The following proteins come from a genomic window of Dreissena polymorpha isolate Duluth1 chromosome 1, UMN_Dpol_1.0, whole genome shotgun sequence:
- the LOC127854370 gene encoding LIM domain kinase 1-like isoform X4 codes for MVAGDHNYHPECFQCASCHTYIGDGEKYALVERSKLFCGECYNMQMKSLLMETPGRRRQPHSIQMIEVPATPDNRRGLHFSVEKKVAQRNRLALHIENMPSSQLKISKIESPIIEDLSVGDKIIEVNGYSVQDRHLLEITSILRDENTPLKLTVERDPSPLPSRQGSRSFKSDSEDSDSGSAQSPGSVDIEGTKVLLRPKELINEHRNSHVRRRSKSPSPMPSPRQKSVDLSRAQSFRSMPQTHRVFRTSDLVPGQILGKGFFGQAVKVTHKVTNEVMVLKELFRFDEDAQKSFLKEVSVLKSLDHPNVLKLLGVMYKEKKLNLVTEFIEGGTLKDLLQNIDISLSWQQKVTMAKDISSGMAYLHSMDIIHRDLNSNNCLCRADGTVVVADFGLARVISDHELFRQPPRTPVPAKSQVKRRYQRKKRYTVVGNPFWMAPEMLNGMKYDEKVDVFSFGIVLCEIIGRVYADPDLLPRSYDFGLNVEAFKEKFCWECPDCFLKLAVVCAQMIPDNRPSFEKVNLWTENILFHLEHGMVLPKELQGDPVQFYKDMKAMVIAKTAKSEVKVTELGDEGIVLPSKSATNEKKGTRKMNNRRRSNLEAISETLKNGTCTNGDSIAQSSDSDPTSAHMDGECSNDNNSCDTDCNASSTEVSDSEKHNSSTTSVSDSERHNSSNTEVSYSEKHTDHDTSQCINNTKHDIEDISCDVTDNVEESPDHRHDCNYCPDDNSIKVLPTESEAQGEDVPDAGKLDTGTE; via the exons ATG GTGGCTGGTGACCACAACTATCATCCGGAATGTTTCCAGTGTGCTAGCTGCCATACATATATAGGAGATGGAGAGAAATATGCCCTAGTGGAACGCTCAAAACTATTCTG TGGTGAATGCTACAACATGCAAATGAAGTCGTTGCTAATGGAGACACCTGGTCGCCGACGACAACCCCATTCCATACAGATGATAGAGGTCCCTGCAACACCAGACAATCGTCGTGGGCTGCATTTTAGCGTGGAGAAGAAAGTTGCTCAAAGAAATAGGCTGGCACTTCATATTGAGAACATGCCCTCCTCACAATTGAAGATTTCCAA AATTGAAAGTCCCATTATTGAGGACCTCAGCGTGGGGGACAAGATCATAGAAGTGAACGGCTACAGCGTACAGGACAGGCACCTGCTGGAGATCACGTCCATTCTCAGGGATGAAAACACGCCACTGAAACTCACAGTGGAGCGTGACCCGTCCCCGCTGCCGTCTAGGcaggggtcaaggtcattcaaatcGGACAGCGAGGATTCCGACAGTGGATCAGCTCAGTCGCCTGGATCTGTGGACATCGAGGGAACCAAAGTGCTCTTGCGCCCAAAGGAACTTATAAATGAACATAG GAATAGCCATGTTCGTAGACGAAGCAAGTCCCCCTCACCCATGCCATCACCACGACAGAAGAGTGTCGATCTCAGTCGCGCACAGTCATTTCGTTCCATGCCACAAACCCACCGGGTGTTCCGAACCAGTGACCTAGTTCCTGGACAAATTCTTGGGAAAGGTTTCTTTGGGCAGGCAGTCAAGGTCACTCACAAGGTCACAAATGAGGTCATGGTGTTGAAGGAACTGTTTCGATTTGACGAAGATGCTCAGAAAAGTTTTCTTAAAGAG GTGTCGGTCCTCAAAAGTCTCGATCATCCGAACGTGCTCAAGCTTCTCGGTGTGATGTACAAGGAGAAAAAATTGAACCTGGTCACGGAATTCATTGAGGGGGGCACGCTGAAGGACCTTCTACAGAACATTGATATCTCGTTATCATGGCAACAGAAGGTGACGATGGCAAAAGACATTTCTTCTGGAATGGCGTACCTGCACTCTATGGATATCATACACAGGGATCTCAACTCCAACAACTGCCTGTGCAGAGCA GATGGCACTGTTGTGGTGGCAGACTTTGGTTTGGCGCGTGTGATATCAGACCATGAGTTGTTTAGGCAGCCTCCAAGAACTCCTGTGCCTGCGAAATCTCAAGTAAAAAGACGATACCAGCGTAAGAAGCGATACACCGTGGTCGGGAATCCATTCTGGATGGCTCCTGAGATGCTTAATGGAATGAAGTACGATGAAAAAGTTGACGTCTTCTCATTTGGAATCGTTCTCTGTGAG ATTATTGGCAGGGTCTATGCAGATCCAGATTTGCTGCCCAGAAGTTACGACTTTGGTTTAAACGTAGAGGCGTTTAAAGAGAAGTTTTGTTGGGAATGTCCGGACTGTTTCCTGAAGCTAGCAGTGGTGTGTGCACAGATGATCCCTGACAACAG ACCTTCCTTTGAGAAAGTGAACTTGTGGACCGAAAACATCCTGTTTCACTTGGAGCATGGCATGGTTCTACCAAAGGAACTCCAGGGTGACCCAGTACAGTTCTACAAAGACATGAAGGCCATGGTCATAGCTAAGACTGCAAAGTCAGAGGTCAAAGTCACTGAGCTTGGTGATGAAGGCATAGTGTTGCCTAGCAAGAGTGCGACCAATGAGAAGAAGGGCACTCGCAAAATGAATAATAGACGGAGGTCAAATTTGGAGGCAATAAGTGAAACTTTGAAAAATGGCACATGCACAAATGGTGATTCCATTGCTCAAAGTAGTGATAGTGACCCAACCAGTGCTCACATGGATGGTGAGTGCAGCAATGACAATAATAGCTGTGATACAGACTGTAATGCCAGCTCTACTGAAGTCAGTGACTCTGAGAAACACAATTCCAGCACTACTTCAGTCAGTGACTCTGAGAGACACAATTCCAGCAATACTGAAGTCAGTTACTCTGAGAAACATACTGATCATGACACTTCACAGTGtataaacaatacaaaacatgACATTGAAGACATCTCTTGTGACGTGACTGATAATGTTGAAGAATCACCTGATCACAGACATGACTGTAATTATTGCCCTGATGACAACAGTATCAAGGTCTTGCCAACAGAAAGTGAGGCACAAGGTGAAGATGTGCCAGATGCAGGGAAGCTAGATACTGGTACTGAATGA
- the LOC127854370 gene encoding LIM domain kinase 2-like isoform X3, producing the protein MSPASTRIFMNVCSKCHKCLSNWYFEKHGELFCKSDYWSTFGEACNGCSEVITGPVMVAGDHNYHPECFQCASCHTYIGDGEKYALVERSKLFCGECYNMQMKSLLMETPGRRRQPHSIQMIEVPATPDNRRGLHFSVEKKVAQRNRLALHIENMPSSQLKISKIESPIIEDLSVGDKIIEVNGYSVQDRHLLEITSILRDENTPLKLTVERDPSPLPSRQGSRSFKSDSEDSDSGSAQSPGSVDIEGTKVLLRPKELINEHRNSHVRRRSKSPSPMPSPRQKSVDLSRAQSFRSMPQTHRVFRTSDLVPGQILGKGFFGQAVKVTHKVTNEVMVLKELFRFDEDAQKSFLKEVSVLKSLDHPNVLKLLGVMYKEKKLNLVTEFIEGGTLKDLLQNIDISLSWQQKVTMAKDISSGMAYLHSMDIIHRDLNSNNCLCRADGTVVVADFGLARVISDHELFRQPPRTPVPAKSQVKRRYQRKKRYTVVGNPFWMAPEMLNGMKYDEKVDVFSFGIVLCEIIGRVYADPDLLPRSYDFGLNVEAFKEKFCWECPDCFLKLAVVCAQMIPDNRPSFEKVNLWTENILFHLEHGMVLPKELQGDPVQFYKDMKAMVIAKTAKSEVKVTELGDEGIVLPSKSATNEKKGTRKMNNRRRSNLEAISETLKNGTCTNGDSIAQSSDSDPTSAHMDGECSNDNNSCDTDCNASSTEVSDSEKHNSSTTSVSDSERHNSSNTEVSYSEKHTDHDTSQCINNTKHDIEDISCDVTDNVEESPDHRHDCNYCPDDNSIKVLPTESEAQGEDVPDAGKLDTGTE; encoded by the exons ATGCTCTAAGTGCCACAAATGCCTGTCTAACTGGTACTTTGAGAAGCATGGTGAGCTGTTTTGCAAGTCAGACTACTGGTCCACATTCGGTGAGGCCTGTAACGGCTGCTCCGAGGTCATCACGGGACCAGTTATG GTGGCTGGTGACCACAACTATCATCCGGAATGTTTCCAGTGTGCTAGCTGCCATACATATATAGGAGATGGAGAGAAATATGCCCTAGTGGAACGCTCAAAACTATTCTG TGGTGAATGCTACAACATGCAAATGAAGTCGTTGCTAATGGAGACACCTGGTCGCCGACGACAACCCCATTCCATACAGATGATAGAGGTCCCTGCAACACCAGACAATCGTCGTGGGCTGCATTTTAGCGTGGAGAAGAAAGTTGCTCAAAGAAATAGGCTGGCACTTCATATTGAGAACATGCCCTCCTCACAATTGAAGATTTCCAA AATTGAAAGTCCCATTATTGAGGACCTCAGCGTGGGGGACAAGATCATAGAAGTGAACGGCTACAGCGTACAGGACAGGCACCTGCTGGAGATCACGTCCATTCTCAGGGATGAAAACACGCCACTGAAACTCACAGTGGAGCGTGACCCGTCCCCGCTGCCGTCTAGGcaggggtcaaggtcattcaaatcGGACAGCGAGGATTCCGACAGTGGATCAGCTCAGTCGCCTGGATCTGTGGACATCGAGGGAACCAAAGTGCTCTTGCGCCCAAAGGAACTTATAAATGAACATAG GAATAGCCATGTTCGTAGACGAAGCAAGTCCCCCTCACCCATGCCATCACCACGACAGAAGAGTGTCGATCTCAGTCGCGCACAGTCATTTCGTTCCATGCCACAAACCCACCGGGTGTTCCGAACCAGTGACCTAGTTCCTGGACAAATTCTTGGGAAAGGTTTCTTTGGGCAGGCAGTCAAGGTCACTCACAAGGTCACAAATGAGGTCATGGTGTTGAAGGAACTGTTTCGATTTGACGAAGATGCTCAGAAAAGTTTTCTTAAAGAG GTGTCGGTCCTCAAAAGTCTCGATCATCCGAACGTGCTCAAGCTTCTCGGTGTGATGTACAAGGAGAAAAAATTGAACCTGGTCACGGAATTCATTGAGGGGGGCACGCTGAAGGACCTTCTACAGAACATTGATATCTCGTTATCATGGCAACAGAAGGTGACGATGGCAAAAGACATTTCTTCTGGAATGGCGTACCTGCACTCTATGGATATCATACACAGGGATCTCAACTCCAACAACTGCCTGTGCAGAGCA GATGGCACTGTTGTGGTGGCAGACTTTGGTTTGGCGCGTGTGATATCAGACCATGAGTTGTTTAGGCAGCCTCCAAGAACTCCTGTGCCTGCGAAATCTCAAGTAAAAAGACGATACCAGCGTAAGAAGCGATACACCGTGGTCGGGAATCCATTCTGGATGGCTCCTGAGATGCTTAATGGAATGAAGTACGATGAAAAAGTTGACGTCTTCTCATTTGGAATCGTTCTCTGTGAG ATTATTGGCAGGGTCTATGCAGATCCAGATTTGCTGCCCAGAAGTTACGACTTTGGTTTAAACGTAGAGGCGTTTAAAGAGAAGTTTTGTTGGGAATGTCCGGACTGTTTCCTGAAGCTAGCAGTGGTGTGTGCACAGATGATCCCTGACAACAG ACCTTCCTTTGAGAAAGTGAACTTGTGGACCGAAAACATCCTGTTTCACTTGGAGCATGGCATGGTTCTACCAAAGGAACTCCAGGGTGACCCAGTACAGTTCTACAAAGACATGAAGGCCATGGTCATAGCTAAGACTGCAAAGTCAGAGGTCAAAGTCACTGAGCTTGGTGATGAAGGCATAGTGTTGCCTAGCAAGAGTGCGACCAATGAGAAGAAGGGCACTCGCAAAATGAATAATAGACGGAGGTCAAATTTGGAGGCAATAAGTGAAACTTTGAAAAATGGCACATGCACAAATGGTGATTCCATTGCTCAAAGTAGTGATAGTGACCCAACCAGTGCTCACATGGATGGTGAGTGCAGCAATGACAATAATAGCTGTGATACAGACTGTAATGCCAGCTCTACTGAAGTCAGTGACTCTGAGAAACACAATTCCAGCACTACTTCAGTCAGTGACTCTGAGAGACACAATTCCAGCAATACTGAAGTCAGTTACTCTGAGAAACATACTGATCATGACACTTCACAGTGtataaacaatacaaaacatgACATTGAAGACATCTCTTGTGACGTGACTGATAATGTTGAAGAATCACCTGATCACAGACATGACTGTAATTATTGCCCTGATGACAACAGTATCAAGGTCTTGCCAACAGAAAGTGAGGCACAAGGTGAAGATGTGCCAGATGCAGGGAAGCTAGATACTGGTACTGAATGA
- the LOC127854370 gene encoding LIM domain kinase 1-like isoform X1, which produces MKINLSILIKTGSKIRMPSSEEIMMCLEKPRFCSGCSGKLEDQPYIEALNSDWHESCFKCSKCHKCLSNWYFEKHGELFCKSDYWSTFGEACNGCSEVITGPVMVAGDHNYHPECFQCASCHTYIGDGEKYALVERSKLFCGECYNMQMKSLLMETPGRRRQPHSIQMIEVPATPDNRRGLHFSVEKKVAQRNRLALHIENMPSSQLKISKIESPIIEDLSVGDKIIEVNGYSVQDRHLLEITSILRDENTPLKLTVERDPSPLPSRQGSRSFKSDSEDSDSGSAQSPGSVDIEGTKVLLRPKELINEHRNSHVRRRSKSPSPMPSPRQKSVDLSRAQSFRSMPQTHRVFRTSDLVPGQILGKGFFGQAVKVTHKVTNEVMVLKELFRFDEDAQKSFLKEVSVLKSLDHPNVLKLLGVMYKEKKLNLVTEFIEGGTLKDLLQNIDISLSWQQKVTMAKDISSGMAYLHSMDIIHRDLNSNNCLCRADGTVVVADFGLARVISDHELFRQPPRTPVPAKSQVKRRYQRKKRYTVVGNPFWMAPEMLNGMKYDEKVDVFSFGIVLCEIIGRVYADPDLLPRSYDFGLNVEAFKEKFCWECPDCFLKLAVVCAQMIPDNRPSFEKVNLWTENILFHLEHGMVLPKELQGDPVQFYKDMKAMVIAKTAKSEVKVTELGDEGIVLPSKSATNEKKGTRKMNNRRRSNLEAISETLKNGTCTNGDSIAQSSDSDPTSAHMDGECSNDNNSCDTDCNASSTEVSDSEKHNSSTTSVSDSERHNSSNTEVSYSEKHTDHDTSQCINNTKHDIEDISCDVTDNVEESPDHRHDCNYCPDDNSIKVLPTESEAQGEDVPDAGKLDTGTE; this is translated from the exons ATGCTCTAAGTGCCACAAATGCCTGTCTAACTGGTACTTTGAGAAGCATGGTGAGCTGTTTTGCAAGTCAGACTACTGGTCCACATTCGGTGAGGCCTGTAACGGCTGCTCCGAGGTCATCACGGGACCAGTTATG GTGGCTGGTGACCACAACTATCATCCGGAATGTTTCCAGTGTGCTAGCTGCCATACATATATAGGAGATGGAGAGAAATATGCCCTAGTGGAACGCTCAAAACTATTCTG TGGTGAATGCTACAACATGCAAATGAAGTCGTTGCTAATGGAGACACCTGGTCGCCGACGACAACCCCATTCCATACAGATGATAGAGGTCCCTGCAACACCAGACAATCGTCGTGGGCTGCATTTTAGCGTGGAGAAGAAAGTTGCTCAAAGAAATAGGCTGGCACTTCATATTGAGAACATGCCCTCCTCACAATTGAAGATTTCCAA AATTGAAAGTCCCATTATTGAGGACCTCAGCGTGGGGGACAAGATCATAGAAGTGAACGGCTACAGCGTACAGGACAGGCACCTGCTGGAGATCACGTCCATTCTCAGGGATGAAAACACGCCACTGAAACTCACAGTGGAGCGTGACCCGTCCCCGCTGCCGTCTAGGcaggggtcaaggtcattcaaatcGGACAGCGAGGATTCCGACAGTGGATCAGCTCAGTCGCCTGGATCTGTGGACATCGAGGGAACCAAAGTGCTCTTGCGCCCAAAGGAACTTATAAATGAACATAG GAATAGCCATGTTCGTAGACGAAGCAAGTCCCCCTCACCCATGCCATCACCACGACAGAAGAGTGTCGATCTCAGTCGCGCACAGTCATTTCGTTCCATGCCACAAACCCACCGGGTGTTCCGAACCAGTGACCTAGTTCCTGGACAAATTCTTGGGAAAGGTTTCTTTGGGCAGGCAGTCAAGGTCACTCACAAGGTCACAAATGAGGTCATGGTGTTGAAGGAACTGTTTCGATTTGACGAAGATGCTCAGAAAAGTTTTCTTAAAGAG GTGTCGGTCCTCAAAAGTCTCGATCATCCGAACGTGCTCAAGCTTCTCGGTGTGATGTACAAGGAGAAAAAATTGAACCTGGTCACGGAATTCATTGAGGGGGGCACGCTGAAGGACCTTCTACAGAACATTGATATCTCGTTATCATGGCAACAGAAGGTGACGATGGCAAAAGACATTTCTTCTGGAATGGCGTACCTGCACTCTATGGATATCATACACAGGGATCTCAACTCCAACAACTGCCTGTGCAGAGCA GATGGCACTGTTGTGGTGGCAGACTTTGGTTTGGCGCGTGTGATATCAGACCATGAGTTGTTTAGGCAGCCTCCAAGAACTCCTGTGCCTGCGAAATCTCAAGTAAAAAGACGATACCAGCGTAAGAAGCGATACACCGTGGTCGGGAATCCATTCTGGATGGCTCCTGAGATGCTTAATGGAATGAAGTACGATGAAAAAGTTGACGTCTTCTCATTTGGAATCGTTCTCTGTGAG ATTATTGGCAGGGTCTATGCAGATCCAGATTTGCTGCCCAGAAGTTACGACTTTGGTTTAAACGTAGAGGCGTTTAAAGAGAAGTTTTGTTGGGAATGTCCGGACTGTTTCCTGAAGCTAGCAGTGGTGTGTGCACAGATGATCCCTGACAACAG ACCTTCCTTTGAGAAAGTGAACTTGTGGACCGAAAACATCCTGTTTCACTTGGAGCATGGCATGGTTCTACCAAAGGAACTCCAGGGTGACCCAGTACAGTTCTACAAAGACATGAAGGCCATGGTCATAGCTAAGACTGCAAAGTCAGAGGTCAAAGTCACTGAGCTTGGTGATGAAGGCATAGTGTTGCCTAGCAAGAGTGCGACCAATGAGAAGAAGGGCACTCGCAAAATGAATAATAGACGGAGGTCAAATTTGGAGGCAATAAGTGAAACTTTGAAAAATGGCACATGCACAAATGGTGATTCCATTGCTCAAAGTAGTGATAGTGACCCAACCAGTGCTCACATGGATGGTGAGTGCAGCAATGACAATAATAGCTGTGATACAGACTGTAATGCCAGCTCTACTGAAGTCAGTGACTCTGAGAAACACAATTCCAGCACTACTTCAGTCAGTGACTCTGAGAGACACAATTCCAGCAATACTGAAGTCAGTTACTCTGAGAAACATACTGATCATGACACTTCACAGTGtataaacaatacaaaacatgACATTGAAGACATCTCTTGTGACGTGACTGATAATGTTGAAGAATCACCTGATCACAGACATGACTGTAATTATTGCCCTGATGACAACAGTATCAAGGTCTTGCCAACAGAAAGTGAGGCACAAGGTGAAGATGTGCCAGATGCAGGGAAGCTAGATACTGGTACTGAATGA
- the LOC127854370 gene encoding LIM domain kinase 1-like isoform X2, producing MSESPEEKPRFCSGCSGKLEDQPYIEALNSDWHESCFKCSKCHKCLSNWYFEKHGELFCKSDYWSTFGEACNGCSEVITGPVMVAGDHNYHPECFQCASCHTYIGDGEKYALVERSKLFCGECYNMQMKSLLMETPGRRRQPHSIQMIEVPATPDNRRGLHFSVEKKVAQRNRLALHIENMPSSQLKISKIESPIIEDLSVGDKIIEVNGYSVQDRHLLEITSILRDENTPLKLTVERDPSPLPSRQGSRSFKSDSEDSDSGSAQSPGSVDIEGTKVLLRPKELINEHRNSHVRRRSKSPSPMPSPRQKSVDLSRAQSFRSMPQTHRVFRTSDLVPGQILGKGFFGQAVKVTHKVTNEVMVLKELFRFDEDAQKSFLKEVSVLKSLDHPNVLKLLGVMYKEKKLNLVTEFIEGGTLKDLLQNIDISLSWQQKVTMAKDISSGMAYLHSMDIIHRDLNSNNCLCRADGTVVVADFGLARVISDHELFRQPPRTPVPAKSQVKRRYQRKKRYTVVGNPFWMAPEMLNGMKYDEKVDVFSFGIVLCEIIGRVYADPDLLPRSYDFGLNVEAFKEKFCWECPDCFLKLAVVCAQMIPDNRPSFEKVNLWTENILFHLEHGMVLPKELQGDPVQFYKDMKAMVIAKTAKSEVKVTELGDEGIVLPSKSATNEKKGTRKMNNRRRSNLEAISETLKNGTCTNGDSIAQSSDSDPTSAHMDGECSNDNNSCDTDCNASSTEVSDSEKHNSSTTSVSDSERHNSSNTEVSYSEKHTDHDTSQCINNTKHDIEDISCDVTDNVEESPDHRHDCNYCPDDNSIKVLPTESEAQGEDVPDAGKLDTGTE from the exons ATGCTCTAAGTGCCACAAATGCCTGTCTAACTGGTACTTTGAGAAGCATGGTGAGCTGTTTTGCAAGTCAGACTACTGGTCCACATTCGGTGAGGCCTGTAACGGCTGCTCCGAGGTCATCACGGGACCAGTTATG GTGGCTGGTGACCACAACTATCATCCGGAATGTTTCCAGTGTGCTAGCTGCCATACATATATAGGAGATGGAGAGAAATATGCCCTAGTGGAACGCTCAAAACTATTCTG TGGTGAATGCTACAACATGCAAATGAAGTCGTTGCTAATGGAGACACCTGGTCGCCGACGACAACCCCATTCCATACAGATGATAGAGGTCCCTGCAACACCAGACAATCGTCGTGGGCTGCATTTTAGCGTGGAGAAGAAAGTTGCTCAAAGAAATAGGCTGGCACTTCATATTGAGAACATGCCCTCCTCACAATTGAAGATTTCCAA AATTGAAAGTCCCATTATTGAGGACCTCAGCGTGGGGGACAAGATCATAGAAGTGAACGGCTACAGCGTACAGGACAGGCACCTGCTGGAGATCACGTCCATTCTCAGGGATGAAAACACGCCACTGAAACTCACAGTGGAGCGTGACCCGTCCCCGCTGCCGTCTAGGcaggggtcaaggtcattcaaatcGGACAGCGAGGATTCCGACAGTGGATCAGCTCAGTCGCCTGGATCTGTGGACATCGAGGGAACCAAAGTGCTCTTGCGCCCAAAGGAACTTATAAATGAACATAG GAATAGCCATGTTCGTAGACGAAGCAAGTCCCCCTCACCCATGCCATCACCACGACAGAAGAGTGTCGATCTCAGTCGCGCACAGTCATTTCGTTCCATGCCACAAACCCACCGGGTGTTCCGAACCAGTGACCTAGTTCCTGGACAAATTCTTGGGAAAGGTTTCTTTGGGCAGGCAGTCAAGGTCACTCACAAGGTCACAAATGAGGTCATGGTGTTGAAGGAACTGTTTCGATTTGACGAAGATGCTCAGAAAAGTTTTCTTAAAGAG GTGTCGGTCCTCAAAAGTCTCGATCATCCGAACGTGCTCAAGCTTCTCGGTGTGATGTACAAGGAGAAAAAATTGAACCTGGTCACGGAATTCATTGAGGGGGGCACGCTGAAGGACCTTCTACAGAACATTGATATCTCGTTATCATGGCAACAGAAGGTGACGATGGCAAAAGACATTTCTTCTGGAATGGCGTACCTGCACTCTATGGATATCATACACAGGGATCTCAACTCCAACAACTGCCTGTGCAGAGCA GATGGCACTGTTGTGGTGGCAGACTTTGGTTTGGCGCGTGTGATATCAGACCATGAGTTGTTTAGGCAGCCTCCAAGAACTCCTGTGCCTGCGAAATCTCAAGTAAAAAGACGATACCAGCGTAAGAAGCGATACACCGTGGTCGGGAATCCATTCTGGATGGCTCCTGAGATGCTTAATGGAATGAAGTACGATGAAAAAGTTGACGTCTTCTCATTTGGAATCGTTCTCTGTGAG ATTATTGGCAGGGTCTATGCAGATCCAGATTTGCTGCCCAGAAGTTACGACTTTGGTTTAAACGTAGAGGCGTTTAAAGAGAAGTTTTGTTGGGAATGTCCGGACTGTTTCCTGAAGCTAGCAGTGGTGTGTGCACAGATGATCCCTGACAACAG ACCTTCCTTTGAGAAAGTGAACTTGTGGACCGAAAACATCCTGTTTCACTTGGAGCATGGCATGGTTCTACCAAAGGAACTCCAGGGTGACCCAGTACAGTTCTACAAAGACATGAAGGCCATGGTCATAGCTAAGACTGCAAAGTCAGAGGTCAAAGTCACTGAGCTTGGTGATGAAGGCATAGTGTTGCCTAGCAAGAGTGCGACCAATGAGAAGAAGGGCACTCGCAAAATGAATAATAGACGGAGGTCAAATTTGGAGGCAATAAGTGAAACTTTGAAAAATGGCACATGCACAAATGGTGATTCCATTGCTCAAAGTAGTGATAGTGACCCAACCAGTGCTCACATGGATGGTGAGTGCAGCAATGACAATAATAGCTGTGATACAGACTGTAATGCCAGCTCTACTGAAGTCAGTGACTCTGAGAAACACAATTCCAGCACTACTTCAGTCAGTGACTCTGAGAGACACAATTCCAGCAATACTGAAGTCAGTTACTCTGAGAAACATACTGATCATGACACTTCACAGTGtataaacaatacaaaacatgACATTGAAGACATCTCTTGTGACGTGACTGATAATGTTGAAGAATCACCTGATCACAGACATGACTGTAATTATTGCCCTGATGACAACAGTATCAAGGTCTTGCCAACAGAAAGTGAGGCACAAGGTGAAGATGTGCCAGATGCAGGGAAGCTAGATACTGGTACTGAATGA